From one Bacteroidia bacterium genomic stretch:
- a CDS encoding class A beta-lactamase-related serine hydrolase: MSKRYLVLALVALVSFGLGFGLNELVRTKRSNHNAVGPVKVEKRQSGFKFINPILECQSLQNVEPPTIIKLKADLNALVDQVKKDGKATQISVYFRDLNNGPIIGIDQEAAYAPASLLKVPILIAVFKEDETNPGFLQKKFKYDHVTDPTMQANIVDSVSMKLGNSYSMLDLVERMIIHSDNEAKGLIVENIPEANLVQVHKELGIVVPGVRGVSDFMTVRDYSTFFRILYNGTYLTHEHSELALEILSKTTFNKGIKAGIDDPLALVAHKFGERGLPEINQMQLHDCGIVYCNGHTYLLSVMTKGKDFDQLAKVIAQISKLVFDRVGR; this comes from the coding sequence ATGTCGAAGCGTTATCTGGTATTAGCCTTGGTTGCTCTGGTTTCCTTTGGTTTGGGGTTTGGGTTAAATGAATTAGTTAGAACTAAAAGGTCTAATCATAATGCAGTTGGCCCCGTTAAAGTTGAAAAACGTCAATCGGGTTTTAAGTTTATTAATCCTATTTTGGAATGTCAGTCTCTTCAAAATGTGGAGCCTCCTACCATTATTAAATTAAAAGCCGATTTAAATGCCCTTGTTGATCAAGTGAAGAAAGATGGAAAAGCAACTCAAATCTCGGTTTATTTCCGCGATCTAAACAACGGACCAATTATCGGAATTGATCAAGAGGCAGCATATGCTCCGGCAAGTCTGTTGAAAGTGCCAATTTTGATTGCTGTTTTTAAGGAGGATGAAACTAACCCGGGGTTTCTGCAAAAGAAATTCAAGTACGATCATGTTACCGATCCCACCATGCAAGCGAATATCGTAGATTCGGTTTCAATGAAGTTGGGAAATAGTTATTCCATGTTGGATTTGGTTGAAAGAATGATTATTCATTCCGACAACGAGGCAAAAGGACTTATTGTTGAAAATATCCCGGAAGCCAATTTGGTTCAGGTTCATAAAGAGTTAGGTATCGTTGTACCGGGTGTCCGGGGAGTTTCTGATTTTATGACAGTTCGGGATTATTCCACCTTTTTCCGGATTTTATACAATGGTACCTACCTCACCCATGAGCATTCTGAACTGGCTCTCGAAATATTGTCTAAGACTACCTTCAATAAAGGGATTAAAGCCGGAATTGACGATCCATTGGCTTTGGTTGCTCATAAATTTGGCGAACGCGGCTTGCCCGAAATAAACCAAATGCAACTTCATGATTGTGGTATTGTTTATTGCAACGGACATACCTATTTGCTTTCCGTAATGACCAAGGGAAAAGATTTTGACCAATTGGCTAAAGTAATCGCCCAAATTTCTAAGTTGGTTTTTGATAGGGTAGGAAGATAA
- the aceA gene encoding isocitrate lyase: MTKQEKIEALIKDWATNPRWKGIERPYTAEEVITLRGSYDIEYTIARQGADRLWNKLNSQPFVAGLGALTGNQAVQEVAAGLEAIYLSGWQVAADANLAGEMYPDQSLYPADSVPAVVRRINKSLLRADQIQSVSGDGDKHWLVPIVADAEAGFGGNLNAFELMKQMIEAGAAGVHFEDQLSSAKKCGHLGGKVLVPTQEAINKLIAARLAADVMGVPTLLVARTDADAANLITSDIDDRDKRFITGERSSEGFFYVNCGLEQSIDRGLSYAPYADLIWMETGKPDIEEAKAFAQGIHARYPGKMLAYNCSPSFNWASKLSVAEMETFRERLAELGFKFQFITLAGFHALNTSMFELASAYRKRGMAGYSELQQKEFALQAEGFKAVKHQSFVGTGYFDAVQNVVSRGLASTGALKGSTEEEQFH, encoded by the coding sequence ATGACTAAACAAGAAAAAATCGAAGCCCTTATTAAAGATTGGGCAACCAACCCTCGCTGGAAAGGTATCGAACGCCCTTACACTGCCGAAGAGGTAATTACCCTTCGCGGAAGCTACGATATCGAGTATACCATCGCGCGTCAAGGTGCAGATCGTTTGTGGAATAAACTAAATTCTCAACCCTTCGTAGCCGGGTTAGGTGCTCTTACAGGTAACCAAGCCGTGCAAGAAGTTGCTGCCGGACTGGAAGCAATTTACTTGAGCGGATGGCAAGTAGCTGCCGATGCCAACCTTGCCGGTGAAATGTATCCCGACCAAAGTTTGTATCCTGCCGACAGCGTTCCTGCCGTGGTTCGTCGAATTAATAAATCCTTGTTAAGAGCCGATCAAATTCAATCCGTTTCCGGCGATGGCGATAAACATTGGTTAGTGCCTATCGTTGCCGATGCGGAAGCCGGTTTTGGTGGAAATCTGAACGCTTTCGAATTGATGAAACAAATGATCGAAGCAGGTGCCGCAGGTGTTCATTTCGAAGACCAATTGTCATCCGCTAAAAAATGTGGACACTTGGGTGGAAAAGTGTTGGTTCCTACTCAAGAAGCCATCAACAAATTAATCGCTGCTCGTTTGGCTGCCGATGTAATGGGTGTTCCTACCTTGTTGGTTGCCCGTACCGATGCCGATGCCGCTAATTTAATTACTTCCGATATCGATGACCGCGATAAACGCTTCATCACCGGCGAACGTAGCTCCGAAGGTTTCTTCTATGTAAATTGCGGTTTGGAGCAATCCATCGATCGTGGTTTAAGTTATGCACCTTATGCAGACCTTATCTGGATGGAAACCGGTAAACCTGATATCGAAGAGGCAAAAGCATTTGCACAAGGTATCCATGCTCGTTACCCTGGCAAAATGTTGGCCTACAACTGCTCGCCTTCATTTAACTGGGCTTCTAAATTAAGCGTGGCTGAAATGGAAACTTTCCGCGAGCGTTTGGCCGAACTTGGTTTCAAATTCCAGTTTATTACCTTGGCCGGTTTCCATGCGCTAAATACCAGTATGTTCGAATTGGCGAGCGCTTACCGTAAGCGTGGTATGGCCGGATATAGCGAGCTTCAACAAAAAGAATTCGCACTTCAGGCCGAAGGTTTTAAAGCAGTTAAACACCAATCATTCGTTGGAACAGGTTATTTCGATGCCGTTCAAAACGTGGTTAGCCGCGGTCTCGCTTCTACAGGTGCTCTTAAAGGAAGTACCGAAGAGGAACAATTCCACTAA
- the aceB gene encoding malate synthase A, with amino-acid sequence MSTSTTVQGVDIKAALSPDYLEILTPEALQFVAELHRKFNGRRKELLHSRELRQAKLNAGELPNFLEETAAIRNSEWTVAPTPADLLDRRVEITGPVDRKMIINALNSGAKVFMADFEDSNSPTFSNNIDGQINLRDAVRKTISFSNPDGKKYQLQDSIATLVVRPRGWHLVEKHVLIDGEVCSGSLFDFGLYFFHNAKELLSRGSGPYFYLPKMESHLEARLWNDVFVFSQDYCQVPQGSIRATVLIETILAAFEMDEILYELRNHMAGLNCGRWDYIFSFIKKFSRRPDFILPDRIQVTMATHFMNSYSLLAIKTCHKRNAHAIGGMSAFIPVKNDEVANANAFAKVRQDKEREANNGHDGTWVAHPGLVPVAMEIFNRIMPQANQKDKKLENISITQADLLQIPDGTITEEGFRANIDVAIQYLEAWLRGSGCVPLYNLMEDAATAEISRAQVWQWVRHQAKLADGRTITKELYQAILPNQIEKIKALVGEEKFNQGKFKQAIQLFDQLVVSDDFSEFLTLGAYDLID; translated from the coding sequence ATGTCCACATCTACCACCGTTCAAGGAGTCGACATCAAAGCGGCTCTTTCCCCTGATTACCTTGAAATTTTAACTCCGGAAGCCCTTCAATTTGTGGCCGAACTTCACCGTAAGTTTAATGGCCGTAGAAAAGAGTTACTCCATTCCAGAGAACTCAGACAAGCCAAATTAAATGCCGGTGAATTGCCTAATTTCCTCGAAGAAACCGCAGCAATTCGAAATTCAGAATGGACAGTGGCTCCAACACCGGCCGATCTCCTCGACCGCAGAGTGGAAATTACCGGACCGGTGGATCGTAAAATGATTATCAATGCCTTAAACAGCGGTGCTAAAGTGTTTATGGCCGATTTTGAAGATAGCAATTCTCCAACATTTTCAAATAACATCGACGGACAAATCAACCTCCGCGATGCCGTTCGTAAAACCATTTCCTTCTCAAACCCTGATGGAAAGAAATACCAACTCCAGGATTCCATTGCCACCCTCGTGGTTCGTCCACGGGGATGGCACTTGGTTGAAAAACATGTGCTAATTGATGGCGAAGTTTGTTCAGGTTCGCTTTTCGACTTCGGTTTGTACTTCTTCCACAATGCTAAAGAGTTACTTTCAAGAGGCAGCGGACCTTATTTCTACTTGCCTAAAATGGAAAGTCATCTCGAGGCTCGCCTGTGGAACGATGTGTTTGTTTTCTCCCAGGATTATTGCCAGGTTCCGCAAGGTTCCATCCGTGCTACCGTGCTTATCGAAACCATCCTGGCAGCCTTCGAAATGGATGAAATTCTCTATGAATTGCGCAACCACATGGCCGGACTAAACTGCGGTCGCTGGGATTACATCTTTTCCTTCATTAAAAAGTTTAGCCGTCGCCCCGATTTTATCCTGCCCGATCGAATTCAAGTTACCATGGCTACCCACTTTATGAATAGTTATTCCCTGTTGGCCATTAAAACCTGTCATAAACGAAATGCGCATGCCATTGGTGGTATGTCGGCCTTTATTCCGGTAAAAAATGATGAAGTTGCCAATGCCAATGCTTTTGCCAAGGTTCGCCAGGATAAAGAAAGAGAAGCCAACAATGGACATGATGGAACCTGGGTAGCTCACCCCGGATTGGTGCCTGTAGCCATGGAAATCTTTAACCGTATAATGCCTCAGGCCAATCAAAAGGATAAAAAACTCGAAAACATTTCCATTACTCAAGCCGATTTGCTTCAAATTCCCGATGGAACCATCACCGAAGAAGGTTTCCGCGCTAATATCGATGTGGCTATTCAATACCTCGAAGCTTGGCTGCGTGGCAGTGGCTGCGTGCCATTGTATAACCTCATGGAAGATGCCGCAACCGCCGAAATTAGTCGTGCCCAAGTGTGGCAATGGGTTCGCCACCAAGCTAAACTAGCCGATGGCAGAACCATAACCAAAGAGCTTTACCAAGCTATTCTTCCTAATCAAATAGAGAAAATCAAAGCCCTTGTCGGTGAAGAAAAATTCAACCAGGGAAAATTCAAACAAGCCATTCAACTGTTCGATCAACTGGTGGTTTCCGATGATTTTTCCGAATTCCTAACCCTGGGCGCTTACGATTTAATAGATTAA